The following proteins are encoded in a genomic region of Leptospira fainei serovar Hurstbridge str. BUT 6:
- a CDS encoding branched-chain amino acid transaminase has translation MPESIKKLSYFEGKIVPETEANINIKTHALQYGTTVFGGIRGYYDQASDNLYVFRILDHYKRLVNSTKIMQLKCEKTPEELRDITLDLLKQSGYKRNVYLRPFVYTSALQLSPRFHDVPTEIAIYILELDDYLDTKRGLTTMVSSWRRFDDTVIPTLSKVSGGYVNSALAKSEAVQNGYDEAIFLDGRGFVSEGSAENIFLVRDGKILTPSISSSLLEGITRRSVLQIAKDLGYEIIEREITRSELYISDEIFFSGTGVQIAWVSQVDRRTIGTGEMGPITQKLQSTFFELVKGRIPEYKHWLTPVY, from the coding sequence ATGCCCGAATCTATCAAGAAACTCTCCTACTTTGAGGGAAAAATAGTCCCCGAAACAGAAGCTAACATCAATATCAAGACTCATGCCTTGCAATACGGTACCACTGTCTTCGGTGGCATCCGCGGTTACTATGATCAAGCATCCGATAATCTTTATGTTTTTAGAATTCTAGATCATTACAAAAGGCTCGTAAACTCCACGAAAATCATGCAGCTAAAGTGTGAAAAGACGCCGGAAGAACTTCGAGACATAACATTGGATTTGCTAAAACAATCCGGATACAAACGAAATGTTTATCTTCGTCCCTTCGTTTACACATCCGCTCTTCAATTATCTCCGAGGTTTCATGATGTTCCAACGGAAATAGCGATCTACATATTGGAACTCGACGATTATCTGGATACGAAACGCGGATTAACCACCATGGTATCGAGCTGGAGAAGATTCGACGATACGGTGATTCCGACTCTCTCTAAAGTTTCCGGCGGGTACGTCAACTCAGCTCTTGCAAAATCCGAAGCGGTCCAAAACGGATATGACGAAGCCATCTTCCTAGATGGGCGCGGTTTTGTTAGCGAAGGATCTGCCGAAAATATTTTCTTAGTAAGGGACGGTAAAATACTAACGCCTTCTATCTCTTCGTCGTTACTCGAAGGAATAACTCGAAGGTCGGTATTACAAATCGCAAAAGATCTCGGTTACGAAATTATCGAACGTGAAATCACGAGAAGCGAGCTTTATATATCGGATGAGATTTTCTTTTCCGGCACCGGAGTCCAGATAGCTTGGGTTAGTCAGGTCGATCGAAGAACAATTGGCACCGGAGAAATGGGTCCGATCACGCAGAAACTTCAATCAACATTCTTTGAATTAGTAAAAGGAAGAATCCCGGAATACAAACACTGGTTGACTCCCGTATATTGA
- a CDS encoding DUF721 domain-containing protein, with protein sequence MDKPGKPDKVEIDEFKSLLENLGWTEANLFTQISLRTLAQRWSDIVGPIFANQSEPSAISGETLIVIVSHAAYKQELLFLKHRILSQSKRYLGREILRKLEVRVGNLSKNVKKSTVIERVSNGMIGKEDLLAIAEKEADPDARKRLLELIEYL encoded by the coding sequence ATGGATAAACCGGGTAAACCAGATAAAGTAGAAATTGACGAGTTCAAAAGCCTTCTCGAAAACCTCGGTTGGACTGAAGCTAATCTATTCACACAAATTTCATTGCGAACTCTTGCCCAAAGATGGTCAGATATAGTAGGCCCAATCTTTGCCAATCAATCTGAGCCGTCCGCTATTTCGGGAGAAACGTTAATCGTAATAGTTTCACATGCGGCTTATAAACAAGAGCTCCTCTTTTTAAAGCACCGAATTCTTTCCCAGTCAAAGCGTTACTTAGGTCGGGAAATCTTACGCAAATTGGAAGTTCGCGTCGGCAACTTATCAAAAAACGTGAAAAAATCGACGGTTATAGAACGAGTTAGTAACGGAATGATCGGCAAAGAAGACTTACTCGCAATCGCCGAAAAGGAAGCGGATCCCGATGCGAGAAAACGCCTTTTAGAGCTGATTGAATACCTTTGA
- the recF gene encoding DNA replication/repair protein RecF (All proteins in this family for which functions are known are DNA-binding proteins that assist the filamentation of RecA onto DNA for the initiation of recombination or recombinational repair.) yields MFLRSLRLLNFRNHESISLDFDSRLIFFVGENGEGKTNLLEAISIVSWLKSFRESEDGNLVRWNEDSFYIKAEIESDRKKDIIEIGYSKKPAIRRKLKFNQEEIKKRSDLVGKFITVLMTPLDLQIVEGGPVERRRFLDSFLSSFDRSYLDDLIEYNKILKHRNALLKSGSRDAGLYSVWDSKLVAKGGILHRKRKNLIQELDILYQTNLTQLSGGKDDFQLRYKPSFHDEQEFESLLIRNLSRDQRLGYTSVGIHRDDLFIGAKDMDITDFASQGQKRSTVISLKAASFEYYRKFLKITPVLLIDDVIRELDVKRREYFVELVLNAGQAFFTTTDLEGISDYVGRLQDRKQVFLVRNGEVQAIDG; encoded by the coding sequence ATGTTTTTACGAAGCCTGAGGCTTCTCAATTTTAGAAATCACGAAAGTATCAGCTTGGATTTCGATTCCAGGCTGATTTTTTTTGTGGGGGAAAATGGGGAAGGAAAGACGAATCTTTTAGAAGCCATTTCTATCGTCTCTTGGCTAAAAAGCTTTCGAGAATCCGAAGACGGAAATTTAGTTCGCTGGAACGAGGATAGCTTTTATATAAAAGCCGAGATCGAATCGGATCGTAAAAAAGATATTATAGAAATCGGATATTCTAAAAAGCCCGCTATTCGCAGAAAATTAAAATTCAATCAGGAAGAGATTAAAAAAAGGTCGGATTTGGTCGGAAAGTTCATAACGGTCCTAATGACCCCGCTTGATTTGCAAATTGTGGAAGGAGGTCCGGTTGAACGTCGACGATTTTTGGATAGTTTCTTATCTTCCTTTGATCGTTCATACTTGGATGATCTTATCGAGTATAATAAAATTCTTAAGCATCGTAACGCTCTTTTAAAATCCGGCTCTCGAGATGCGGGTCTTTATTCGGTTTGGGATTCGAAATTAGTCGCGAAAGGAGGGATTTTACATCGCAAGAGAAAGAATCTAATTCAAGAGTTGGATATTCTCTATCAGACTAATTTAACCCAGTTGAGCGGCGGAAAAGACGATTTTCAACTACGATATAAACCTAGTTTTCACGACGAACAAGAATTTGAAAGCCTCCTCATTCGAAATCTATCTAGAGATCAAAGACTAGGTTATACTTCTGTCGGTATTCATAGAGACGATCTGTTCATCGGAGCGAAGGATATGGATATTACGGACTTTGCGTCCCAAGGACAAAAAAGAAGTACTGTTATTTCTTTAAAAGCCGCGTCTTTCGAATATTATAGAAAGTTTTTAAAAATTACGCCTGTCCTTTTGATAGATGACGTCATTCGCGAATTGGATGTTAAACGAAGAGAATATTTTGTCGAACTTGTTTTGAACGCCGGACAAGCGTTTTTTACAACGACTGATTTGGAAGGGATTTCGGATTATGTGGGGCGTTTGCAGGATCGAAAGCAAGTTTTTCTAGTAAGGAACGGCGAGGTTCAAGCGATCGATGGATAA
- the gyrA gene encoding DNA gyrase subunit A, translating to MSQEMENEVKTLGFSPSSRPDIGEALKNGVRVIPVEIEDQMKEAYLGYAMSVIVGRALPDVRDGLKPVHRRILHAMNERAWRSDRPYVKCAKIVGEVIGNYHPHGDSAVYDALVRMVQEFSLRVPLIDGQGNFGSIDGDNPAAYRYTEARLEKIAEELLRDIEKETVNFSPNFDDTKEQPDVLPANFPNLLVNGSSGIAVGMATNIPPHNLKESIEAVISVIRNPDITIPELLKIMPGPDFPTGGIIIGGEGLLSAYHTGRGSIRIRSKVEIEENKKGREVIVVTEIPYQVNKRTLLERIGELVNEKQIEGISEILDLSDRKGIRVEIHCKKDSNAQVILNQLLKLTQLQISYGITMLAILDNKPKIFNLKEILVAYSIHRKEVIVRRTQFDLDKAEKRAHILEGLKIALENIEEVIKVIRASKNAAEAKEQLMLRFVLSDVQTDAILEMRLQRLTSLEVQKVIDELEEVRLLILDLKDILSNPARVSDIVCTELQEVSDKFGNKRKTEISLESVESSTFNAEDLIADEEIVIQITYDQFVKRLPIDTFKRQRRGGKGIQGLSQKRDDVVKIMRSAMTHDSVMFFSNIGKVYMMKAYELPQASKEARGKSLKAIIGLGESEYISSVFTFRDEDKGKDLLLVTRRGFIKRVELSEFGNVKKSGIIAIGLRDGDELITVESVIKGDDVMIFSRKGLALRIEMDTIRAQGRAAQGVTGMRLGGDDAIVGLSKVVEGDDIFVISENGYGKRLGFEEFSTKGRGGKGMAFLKVGEKNGSAVGVSSVGADDEIILVTQQGMVIRTEANQISKMGRTAVGVRVVDIKDNDRVQDCTVIGESKEK from the coding sequence ATGAGCCAAGAGATGGAAAATGAAGTAAAAACCCTAGGGTTTAGTCCCTCGTCACGGCCTGATATAGGCGAAGCGCTAAAGAACGGCGTGAGGGTGATTCCGGTCGAAATAGAAGATCAAATGAAGGAGGCCTATCTAGGTTACGCGATGAGCGTAATTGTGGGCAGGGCTCTTCCCGATGTGCGCGATGGACTCAAACCTGTCCACAGACGAATTCTTCACGCTATGAATGAGAGAGCTTGGAGAAGCGATCGACCTTATGTAAAATGCGCAAAAATTGTCGGGGAGGTTATCGGTAATTACCATCCTCACGGCGATAGTGCCGTCTACGATGCTCTTGTGAGAATGGTTCAGGAGTTTTCACTGAGAGTTCCGTTAATCGACGGCCAAGGAAATTTCGGATCGATCGATGGAGACAATCCTGCCGCGTATCGATACACCGAAGCGCGACTCGAAAAAATAGCCGAAGAACTTTTGCGTGATATCGAAAAAGAAACGGTCAACTTTTCACCGAACTTTGATGATACAAAAGAACAACCGGATGTTCTTCCGGCTAATTTTCCGAATTTATTGGTCAATGGATCTTCCGGAATTGCGGTCGGGATGGCGACTAACATTCCTCCGCACAATTTAAAGGAATCGATCGAAGCGGTAATTTCCGTGATTCGAAACCCTGATATTACGATTCCGGAATTGCTTAAGATTATGCCCGGTCCCGATTTTCCAACAGGTGGAATCATCATCGGCGGAGAAGGATTGCTTTCGGCATATCATACGGGTCGCGGTTCGATCCGTATTCGTTCCAAGGTAGAGATAGAGGAGAATAAAAAAGGTAGAGAGGTTATAGTCGTTACCGAGATTCCTTATCAAGTTAATAAGCGAACTCTTCTTGAAAGAATCGGCGAGTTAGTCAACGAAAAGCAAATCGAGGGAATATCGGAAATCTTGGACCTATCGGATCGAAAAGGAATCCGAGTCGAGATTCATTGTAAAAAAGATTCAAACGCGCAAGTCATATTGAACCAGCTCCTTAAATTAACCCAGCTTCAGATAAGCTACGGGATTACTATGCTTGCGATTTTGGACAATAAGCCCAAGATTTTTAACTTAAAAGAAATCTTAGTCGCTTATTCGATCCACAGAAAAGAAGTCATAGTAAGAAGAACGCAGTTCGATCTTGATAAGGCGGAGAAGCGCGCACATATTTTGGAAGGTTTGAAAATAGCCCTCGAAAATATAGAAGAAGTCATAAAAGTCATTAGGGCTTCCAAGAACGCCGCCGAAGCGAAAGAACAATTGATGTTACGCTTCGTATTATCGGACGTTCAGACGGATGCTATTTTGGAGATGAGACTTCAAAGATTAACGTCTTTAGAAGTTCAAAAAGTTATCGATGAACTGGAAGAAGTTCGGTTACTAATATTGGATTTGAAAGATATTTTATCCAATCCGGCAAGAGTTTCCGATATCGTATGCACGGAATTGCAGGAAGTTTCCGATAAATTCGGAAACAAAAGAAAGACTGAAATTAGTTTGGAAAGCGTCGAGTCGTCGACCTTCAATGCGGAGGACTTGATAGCGGATGAAGAAATCGTCATCCAGATAACTTACGATCAATTCGTTAAGCGTTTACCGATAGACACGTTTAAGCGTCAACGTAGGGGCGGAAAAGGAATCCAGGGCCTTTCTCAGAAAAGAGACGATGTCGTAAAAATCATGCGGTCGGCAATGACTCACGATAGCGTTATGTTCTTTTCCAACATCGGAAAAGTCTATATGATGAAGGCCTACGAGCTACCGCAAGCCTCGAAAGAAGCGCGTGGTAAATCCTTAAAGGCAATCATCGGTCTTGGCGAAAGCGAATATATATCTTCCGTATTCACTTTCCGGGATGAAGATAAAGGAAAGGATCTGTTGCTAGTAACACGCAGAGGCTTTATTAAACGCGTCGAGCTGTCGGAATTCGGAAACGTAAAAAAATCCGGAATTATTGCAATCGGCCTTCGAGATGGAGACGAGTTGATTACGGTTGAGTCCGTCATAAAAGGCGACGATGTGATGATTTTTTCCAGGAAAGGTTTGGCCCTGAGGATAGAAATGGATACTATTCGTGCTCAGGGTCGAGCTGCACAGGGCGTAACAGGTATGCGATTGGGTGGAGACGATGCGATTGTAGGTCTTTCTAAAGTAGTCGAAGGCGATGATATTTTCGTCATCTCAGAGAACGGTTACGGAAAGCGTCTAGGCTTCGAAGAGTTCTCCACCAAAGGACGCGGTGGCAAGGGAATGGCCTTCCTAAAGGTTGGAGAAAAGAACGGTTCGGCCGTCGGGGTCAGTTCCGTCGGGGCGGATGACGAGATTATCCTGGTCACTCAGCAAGGGATGGTTATCCGGACGGAAGCAAATCAGATTTCCAAAATGGGGCGTACGGCCGTCGGAGTTCGGGTGGTCGACATTAAAGACAACGATCGAGTTCAAGATTGTACCGTAATCGGTGAAAGCAAGGAAAAATGA
- the dnaA gene encoding chromosomal replication initiator protein DnaA produces the protein MNSSWKRILDEVSKEIPPTYFDKFIHTLQLDSLTEAKCILVAPSSNIKTHVEKKYQAYIEEAIFKTTGTRIPVELVLESSTGLQLVLKETFKDKSYSFNHDYTFDTFVVGNSNRLAYSAAIECVRNPAEINPFYLFGKVGVGKTHLLHAIGSEIIKKDPWKTVHYVDIKTFMSEFLFALQSRDAIESFKIKYQSYNCLLIDDIQLLNTGAEKTQEEFFTIFNFLFERKRQIVIASDRPSSELPIQDRLKSRFVTGVQADIQPPDREIRIGILEKQSRILNLGLSKEAVELIADLIQDDTRTLLGALNDLALHKKTFSHLFFTSSMIEEILKNRIFRKKNLQLSHDKVIEFVSNSYNLDPKEIMGKSRKKELIVPRHLCMYILYKSYRLNKSQIGRIFGGEHTTVIHAVRKIESLIKEDKNFSDKVNEILSRFQFQ, from the coding sequence TTGAACTCAAGCTGGAAGCGTATACTAGACGAAGTATCTAAGGAAATTCCGCCGACTTACTTCGACAAATTCATTCACACGCTTCAGTTAGATAGCTTGACTGAAGCTAAATGCATTCTTGTCGCACCTTCTTCCAATATCAAAACCCACGTGGAGAAGAAGTACCAAGCCTATATCGAGGAAGCCATCTTCAAAACCACTGGAACAAGAATTCCCGTCGAGTTGGTTCTCGAATCCTCGACAGGTTTACAACTCGTACTGAAAGAAACTTTTAAGGACAAATCTTATTCTTTCAACCATGATTATACCTTTGATACGTTTGTAGTCGGAAACTCCAATCGACTCGCATATAGTGCGGCTATCGAATGCGTCCGCAATCCCGCAGAGATTAATCCTTTCTACCTTTTCGGTAAAGTAGGCGTTGGAAAAACACATCTACTACACGCTATCGGTTCGGAAATTATCAAGAAAGATCCGTGGAAGACCGTTCATTACGTCGATATTAAAACTTTCATGAGTGAGTTCCTGTTTGCTTTGCAGTCAAGGGACGCGATCGAGTCCTTTAAAATCAAGTATCAATCGTATAATTGTTTGCTAATCGACGATATACAACTTCTAAACACGGGTGCGGAGAAGACTCAAGAAGAGTTCTTCACTATATTCAATTTCCTTTTCGAGCGCAAAAGGCAGATAGTAATCGCGTCCGATAGACCCAGTTCGGAACTCCCTATTCAAGATAGATTGAAATCTCGGTTCGTTACGGGCGTTCAAGCCGACATACAACCTCCAGACAGAGAAATCCGTATCGGCATACTCGAAAAACAAAGTAGAATTCTCAATCTAGGCCTTTCAAAAGAAGCCGTCGAACTAATCGCAGATCTTATTCAAGACGACACCAGAACATTACTGGGAGCTTTGAATGATCTCGCATTGCATAAAAAAACTTTCTCTCATCTATTCTTTACTTCTTCGATGATTGAAGAAATTCTTAAAAATCGGATATTCCGAAAAAAGAACCTTCAATTAAGTCACGATAAGGTAATCGAATTCGTTTCAAATTCTTACAATCTAGATCCGAAAGAAATAATGGGAAAGAGCCGGAAGAAGGAACTCATTGTGCCTCGGCATCTATGCATGTATATTCTTTATAAGAGCTATAGATTGAATAAGAGCCAGATTGGCCGAATCTTCGGCGGAGAACATACGACTGTAATACACGCTGTTCGTAAAATTGAATCGCTTATAAAAGAAGATAAAAATTTCTCCGATAAAGTGAACGAAATTCTTTCGCGATTCCAATTTCAGTAA
- the dnaN gene encoding DNA polymerase III subunit beta — MKIKVNTSEFLKSIHAVEGVISAREIRSILSNLKLEAEGSTVSISATDLEISIKTSLSAEVQESGSISLPAKQLSSIFKTIHFEEALLSKNDTETDSSITYITDATKKNDYKTKLNGMDAEEIKTISKVDPSIISEFPTALVGEMIRKTGYAIAHEDQRYIFNGLYMVPKEDKLVFAVTDGRRLCKIERNLPSPLKFKEAVIIPAKAIREISKMITTAESGKIGIVDNQIYVNANNIELLCKLIEGNFPNYEQVIPKSSKFFALIPKENFQIYLRQALIAAEEPTRQVRLTFSKDNLNFYAQTQGVNEVSINMPIDYSGDEITVAFKGEYLSDVFKSIDDNEFRIEFSDSSSPVVFKDPSDPDFISVIMPMKI, encoded by the coding sequence TTGAAGATAAAAGTAAACACATCAGAATTCCTAAAATCAATTCATGCCGTAGAGGGCGTAATATCCGCCCGCGAAATCAGATCTATATTATCAAATCTTAAATTAGAAGCGGAAGGATCGACGGTTTCCATTTCTGCAACCGATCTGGAAATATCTATTAAGACTTCCTTAAGTGCAGAAGTTCAGGAGTCAGGAAGCATATCCTTACCGGCAAAACAATTGTCTAGTATTTTTAAAACGATTCATTTTGAGGAAGCATTGCTGTCCAAGAATGATACCGAAACCGATTCGAGTATAACTTATATAACTGATGCGACAAAAAAGAACGATTATAAAACCAAACTAAATGGAATGGATGCCGAAGAAATAAAAACCATTTCAAAAGTGGATCCTTCTATTATCTCCGAGTTTCCGACAGCGCTTGTCGGAGAGATGATTCGAAAGACCGGATATGCGATTGCCCACGAAGATCAACGATATATCTTTAATGGACTTTATATGGTTCCAAAAGAAGATAAATTAGTTTTTGCGGTGACTGACGGCAGGAGGCTCTGCAAGATTGAGAGAAATTTGCCGTCGCCCTTGAAATTTAAGGAAGCCGTAATTATTCCTGCAAAAGCGATTCGAGAAATATCGAAAATGATTACAACCGCGGAATCAGGGAAAATAGGGATCGTTGATAATCAAATTTATGTGAACGCGAATAATATTGAATTATTGTGTAAATTGATCGAAGGAAATTTTCCTAATTATGAACAAGTTATTCCTAAAAGCTCCAAATTCTTCGCATTAATTCCGAAGGAAAATTTTCAAATTTATTTACGCCAGGCATTGATCGCAGCGGAAGAACCGACTAGGCAAGTAAGATTAACTTTTTCGAAGGACAATTTAAACTTCTACGCACAAACCCAAGGCGTCAACGAAGTCAGTATCAACATGCCGATCGATTACTCCGGTGACGAAATTACCGTCGCTTTTAAAGGAGAATATCTTTCGGACGTATTCAAGTCGATCGATGATAACGAATTTAGAATTGAATTCAGCGACTCAAGCTCTCCGGTAGTTTTCAAGGATCCTTCGGATCCGGACTTTATTTCGGTGATCATGCCGATGAAGATATAA
- the gyrB gene encoding DNA topoisomerase (ATP-hydrolyzing) subunit B, with the protein MTQTDNSYSAGQIKILEGLEAVRKRPGMYIGTQDESGLHKMVYEVVDNSVDEAMAGHCTEITISILPDNIIEVRDDGRGIPTAIHPDKNISTIEVVMTILHAGGKFENDAYKVSGGLHGVGVSVVNALSEWLEVEVYQRGKIHYQKYAKGIPQGPVTVIGDSEARGTVVRFKPDATIFTTTEFQYDVLTARFRELAFLNKGLKLIVKDTRKAEVEEHDFLFDGGIVSFVEYLNENKHPLHKTIHFERNKDDVVAEIAIQYSDTYSENIFCFTNNINNSLGGTHLEGFRAALTRTLNDFLKKDQQLVKKQPTGLSGDDLKEGLTAVISVKIPQPQFNSQTKEKLVNAEIKGIMQTLTGEGLSLFFEENPSVTKKILEKCILAAKAREAARKARDLTRRKTVLEGGGLPGKLADCSEKDPAGSELYIVEGDSAGGSAKQGRDRNYQAILPLKGKILNVEKSRLDKILGNEEIRTLVSALGTGIGEDEFNVDKIRYHKIFIMTDADIDGSHIRTLLLTFFFRYMKAVIEKGFLYVAQPPLYLIKHGKTATYLYSDKEKEEYLKTIGTDKAVIQRYKGLGEMNPEQLWETTMDPERRVVLKVKLDDYVEAEDTFNILMGDEVVPRRRFIEVNAAKVANLDL; encoded by the coding sequence GTGACTCAAACAGACAATAGTTACAGCGCTGGCCAAATTAAAATTTTAGAAGGCTTGGAAGCTGTCCGCAAACGTCCTGGGATGTATATAGGAACGCAGGATGAAAGTGGCCTTCATAAAATGGTTTATGAGGTTGTAGACAATTCTGTGGACGAAGCAATGGCCGGTCATTGCACGGAGATAACCATCTCCATTTTACCCGATAATATAATTGAAGTTAGAGATGACGGTCGAGGAATTCCGACTGCCATTCATCCCGATAAAAACATATCCACCATCGAAGTCGTAATGACAATTCTTCACGCTGGTGGGAAATTTGAAAATGATGCTTATAAAGTGTCCGGCGGTTTGCACGGGGTCGGGGTCAGCGTCGTCAATGCTCTTTCGGAATGGTTGGAAGTAGAAGTATACCAACGCGGGAAAATACATTATCAAAAATATGCGAAAGGTATTCCACAGGGCCCTGTAACAGTCATCGGCGATTCTGAAGCAAGAGGAACCGTTGTCCGTTTTAAGCCGGACGCAACGATTTTTACCACGACCGAATTTCAGTATGACGTACTAACAGCTCGCTTTCGGGAGCTTGCCTTTCTGAACAAGGGCTTGAAACTTATCGTTAAGGATACAAGGAAGGCGGAAGTAGAAGAGCACGACTTTCTATTCGATGGTGGAATCGTATCTTTCGTAGAGTACCTGAATGAAAACAAACATCCGCTGCATAAAACGATTCACTTCGAAAGGAATAAGGACGACGTAGTCGCCGAAATTGCAATTCAATATTCCGACACGTATTCGGAAAATATATTCTGTTTTACGAATAATATAAACAATAGCCTCGGTGGAACGCATTTGGAAGGATTTAGAGCCGCCTTAACGCGAACTCTAAACGATTTCCTAAAAAAAGATCAACAGCTTGTAAAAAAGCAACCGACCGGGTTATCCGGTGACGATCTAAAGGAAGGATTAACCGCTGTAATTTCCGTAAAAATTCCTCAGCCTCAATTTAATTCACAAACGAAAGAAAAATTGGTTAATGCGGAGATAAAAGGGATCATGCAGACTTTGACCGGCGAAGGGCTGTCTCTTTTCTTCGAGGAAAATCCCTCAGTCACTAAGAAAATATTAGAAAAATGTATTCTTGCAGCTAAAGCGAGGGAGGCTGCGCGAAAGGCAAGGGACTTAACGCGCAGAAAGACCGTTCTTGAAGGCGGGGGACTTCCGGGAAAATTAGCGGATTGTTCCGAAAAAGATCCAGCTGGCTCCGAGTTGTATATTGTAGAGGGAGATTCGGCAGGCGGATCCGCTAAACAAGGCAGAGATAGAAACTACCAGGCAATTCTTCCGCTAAAAGGAAAGATTCTTAACGTTGAAAAATCGCGGCTCGATAAAATTTTAGGAAACGAAGAAATCAGAACATTAGTCTCGGCTCTCGGAACAGGGATTGGAGAAGATGAATTTAACGTAGATAAGATCCGCTACCATAAAATTTTCATTATGACGGATGCGGACATAGACGGATCGCATATTCGGACTCTCCTACTTACATTCTTTTTTCGTTATATGAAAGCGGTTATCGAGAAAGGATTTTTATACGTAGCGCAACCTCCTTTGTATTTAATAAAACACGGAAAGACGGCTACGTACCTATATTCCGATAAAGAAAAGGAAGAATATCTAAAAACGATAGGAACCGATAAAGCAGTGATTCAACGCTATAAGGGACTCGGCGAGATGAATCCCGAACAACTTTGGGAAACGACTATGGATCCCGAAAGACGCGTGGTACTCAAAGTAAAACTAGATGATTATGTCGAAGCGGAAGATACTTTTAATATTCTTATGGGAGACGAAGTAGTCCCAAGACGTAGGTTCATAGAGGTAAACGCGGCGAAAGTCGCGAACTTAGACCTCTGA